One Rhodoferax sp. GW822-FHT02A01 genomic window, GCAGCGTGGCTGAGCATCCCACCTTGTGCGCGCGTTGCGTCAGCAACCTGTATGGCGCCGGCGAAGTCAGGACCTACGCCTGATGGCACGCGGCTCCAAATCATCCGGCGGCATCGGCATGCTGCACTGGCTCGGCTTGGCCTTCTGCATCGTGCTGGCAGACCAGTTCACCAAGGTGCTGATCCTGGGCTACTACCGCCTGGGTGACAGCACCTATGTAACCAGCTTCTTCAACGTGGTGCGCGTGCACAACCAGGGTGCAGCGTTCTCCTTCCTGGCTGACGCCTCAGGCTGGCAGCGCTGGTTCTTCACCGCACTGGGCTGCATTGCCGCAGGGGTCATCATGTGGATGCTGAAATCACATGCGGCGCAGCGCCTGTTCAGTTTTGCGCTGGCCTGCGTGCTGGGAGGCGCCATTGGCAACGTGATTGACCGCCTGCTGCACGGCTACGTGGTGGACTTTCTGGACTTTCATGCCCGCGGCATCCATTTCCCGGCATTCAATCTGGCCGACAGTGCCATCACGTTGGGCGCGGCCTGTCTGATTCTGGATGAATTGCTGCGCGTGCGGCGTGGACGTTGACTACAGTCAACGGGGCCGCCCGACGGTCCCCGATAAAATAAGGGCTTTCCCTGATCGCCCTCCCCATCTCAACTCCTGCCCCGAGAAGCATTCCATGAAAATTCCCGCCGCCACCAAGCACCTGCTGTGCACCGCCGCCATGTCGCTCCTGCCCTGTTCTGTGGTGCTGGCGCAGGGTGCCCCGGAGGTGCCGGCCACACCTGCGGTCAACACCCAGGCTGCCGGCAGCAAGTCCAGCATGGAGCGCGCGCTCAGCGAGGAAAACAACTGGTATTTCTCGTGGGGTTACAGCCGCCAGCAGTACCAGGACTCGGACATCCACGTGTCGCAGCCAGGCTTGGGCAATGACTTCACGGTACATGGCGTGAAGGGCTCGGACTTCCCCACCAGCACAAGCGATACGCTCAAGTCCCTCACCGAACTGGACCTGACCAATCCACAGGAAAACATCCGCATCGGCAAGTTCATGAACCCCGAGAAGACGTTTGCCATCGAGTTCTCGCTGGACCACAGCAAATACAACATCGACCACAACCAGAATGTGCCGGTGACCGGCACGATTGCCAATGCACCGGCTCCGGCTACCCTGGCCACGCCGGGCCAGTTCGACTATGCGCTGCACAACGGCCTGAACCACCTGATGGTCAATGCGGTGTGGTTCAAGCACCTGGCCGGACCTGAGCAGAAACCGGGTGACCTGCAGCTGGTGAGCCGCGTGGGCGCCGGCATCCTTCTGCCGCACGCCGAGAACACCATCCTTGGCAACTCCGTCCAGGTGGGCCCCAAGAACGACAACATCTGCTGCTTCAACAAGGGCGACTGGTGGCAAGTCAACGGATGGACGGCCGGCGCTGAGGTGGGCCTGCGCTACACCATCTACAAGACGATCTACCTGGAACTGACTTCCAAGTGGGCCTATGGTCAACTGCGCGGCGTGCCGGTGTACCAAGGCTCGGCCGACCAGACGCTCATCATGACAGAGCAGGTTCTGTCGACCGGCTTCCTGTTCTAAGGTGGCAGTGGCAGGCCCCCCGCCACAGGGCCTGCCATCCTCCGCTTACAGCGTCAGGATCGTGCAACCCGTCGTCTGGCGTGCCTCCAGCGCGCGGTGGGCGGACTGCACATCTTCCAGCGCAAAGCGCTGGTCGATACGAATCTTCACATCCCCCGACAACACCACGGCAAACAGCTCGTCGGCCATGGCCTGCGTGCTTTCGCGCGTGGCGATATGGGTGAACAAGGTCTGGCGCGTCACATAGATGGACCCTTTCGCACCCAGGATGCCGGGTGCAAACGGTGCCACCGGACCTGACGCATTGCCAAAGCTGGCCATCAGCCCAAACGGGGCCAGGCAGTCCAGGGACTTGTCCCAGGTGTCCTTGCCCACCGAGTCGTACACCACCTTGACGCCCTTGCCTCCGGTGATTTCCTTGACACGTGCCAGAAAGTCTTCCTTGGCGTAATTGATGACGTGGGCCGCGCCGTTGGCCTTGGCCAATGCGCATTTGGCGTCAGAGCCGGCGGTGCCAATCAGTTGCAGGCCCAGCGCCTTGGCCCACTGGCAGGCTATCAGGCCCACGCCGCCCGCAGCCGCGTGGAACAGCACAAAGTCGCCCTTGTTCAAGCCGCCCTGCGGCAGGGTGCGCTTGAGCAGGTACTGCGCAGTGAGCCCCTTGAGCATCATGGCCGCACCGGTATCGAAATCGATGCCGTCCGGCAGCTTGCACACGCATTTGGCGGGCATCACCCGCAGATCGCAGTAGCTGCCCGGAGGCTGGCTGGCGTAGGCGGCACGGTCGCCGACCTGCAGGTGCGTCACGCCCTCGCCCACGGCTTCGATCACACCGGAGGCCTCCATGCCCAACTGCAAGGGCATCGGCATGGGGTACAGGCCGCTGCGCTGGTACACGTCAATGAAATTCAGCCCCACGGCCTTGTGGCGGATGCGGATTTCACCCGGGCCGGGGTCACCCACCTGGACTTGGACCAGCTGAAGTTTTTCGGGGCCGCCGTGTTCGGCGATGTGAATGGCTCTGGAGCTGTGTTGCGTCATGGTCTATTCGAACGGGTTATGCGGGACAGAAGGAAAAGGACTGCACGATGGTGCCACGAAACCAATTTCGGCGTAGTGCCGGGCCCGAAGACCGATGCACGCCAGCCGGTTAAAACGTGCCCGGAAAGGCGCCGCCATCGGCCAGGATGTTCTGGCCGTTGATATACCCCGCATGCTGGCTGCACAAGAAGGCACAGACTGCACCGAACTCGGCCGCCTGCCCCAGACGCTTGGCTGGAATGGCGGCAATCCGGCGCTGGGTGACGGACTCCAGGCTATCGCCCGTCTTGGCCGCCGCAGCCTGGTAGTTGGACTTCAAGCGATCGGTATCAAAGGCACCGGGCAACAGGTTGTTGATGGTCACCCCGTGCGCTGCTACACCACTGCGTGCCAGACCCGCGACAAAGCCCGTGAGGCCACTGCGCGCGCCATTGGACAGGCCCAGGCTGTCGATAGGCGCCTTCACGGCACTGGAGGTGATGTTGACGATGCGCCCAAAACCGCGACTGGCCATGCCGTCAACCGTGGCCTTGATCAACTCGATCGGTGTGAGCATATTGGCGTCCACGGCGCGCAGCCAGGCATCGCGGTCCCAATCGCGGAAGTCCCCGGTGGGCGGTCCACCTGCATTGGTGACCACGATGTCGAAGTCCGCGCGCAGGGCCAGCACGTCGGCGCGACCGGCTGCGCTGGTGATGTCCCGGGCGCATTGCAACACCTTTGCGCCACTCGCCTGCGCATCTGCCACCAGCGTGTCGGCTGCCGCCTGCAGTGCCTCGCTGCCACGCGCCACGATCAACACGTTGACGCCTTCACGCACCAGTGCCTGCGCGCAGCCAAAGCCCAGCCCCTTGCTGGCTCCGCACACCAGAGCCCATTTGCCTGCAATTCCCAAATCCATGTTCCGCTCCTGAAAATTCCTTAGGCGGTAAACCGGGGCCGGCTGCACACATAAATGCCCGCCAACACCAGCACCGTTCCCACCACCACCCAACCGGTAAAAGGTTCGCCCAACAGCAGCACACCCATGGTGATGGTGGACATCGGCCCCACCATGCCTACCTGGGAAGCCAGCCCGGAGCCTATGCGTTCAATGGCCATCATCACCAGCAGCACCGGTATCACGGTACAGCCCACGGCGTTGAGCAACGAAAGCCAGATCACCTCGGGAGCCACTGACAATGCCGCATCCAAGGGGCGCATGATCACGAACTGCGCAATGCAGCAGACACAGGCCACGCTGGTGGCCAGCCCGACCAGGCGCAGCGAGCCCAGCCGTTTGACCAGTTCGCCGCTGTAGGACAGGTAAATGGCGTAGCTCACCGCGCTCAAAAAAACCAGCACGGTTCCCAGTGCCACATCGGTGCCGGCCAGATTCACCTCGTGGCCAAACACCACCATCACACCGGCATAGCTGATGGCCATGCCCAGTGCCTGGTTGCGTTGTATGGGCTTGCCATAGAGCACTCGGCCCAGCACCAGTACCAGCGTGGGGTTGAGGTACAGGATCAGGCGCTCCAGAGAGGCGCTGATGTACGCCAGCCCGGCAAAGTCCAGAAAGCTGGCCAGGTAGTAGCCCGTCACGCCCAGGCCCAGCACACCAAGCTTGTCGGCTGTGCTGAGCGCCGGGGGCGAGACGCCATTGCGCGGCCGTCCAGTCCACCAGGCAATCAGCAGAAAGAACGGCAGCGCAAACAGCATGCGCAGCATGATGAGCGTGATGGCGTCCACCCCATGGCGATAGGCCAGCTTGACGATGATGGCCTTGGCGCTGAAAGCGACGGCACCGACCACGGCCAGTATCAGCCCGGTGGCCATGGATGGCGACCTCGGTTGTGGCGCGTTCACTTCAACGCCCTTTGATCAATTGCCACAGCTTTTGCGCAGCCAGCACAAGCGCCAACACCAGGGCGCCCGCCAGCACACCGACCAACATGTCAAAGCCCAGAGAGACAGCCGGCTTCAGCATGGCATCCACCGCGGCGACTCCGCTTGTCACCTGCTCCTGCACGGACTGCGCCGCATGGTGCAGCAAGGGCAATCCATGGGACAGGATGCCGCCGCCCACCAGGAACATGGCGGCAGTACCCACCACCGACAAGGTCTTCATCAGCCAGGGCGCCGCATCGAGCAGCCACAATCCCACGGCGTGCTTCCAGCCCGTGCCCGCCACGGCCGTGGGTCGGCGGCTGAGGTACAAGCCCAAGTCGTCGATCTTCACGATGCCCGCCACCAGCCCGTAGACACCCACCGTCATCACGATGGATACGCCCACCAGCACCGCCAGTTGGGTGGTCCAGGAACTGCCTTGCACCGTTCCCAAAGTGATGGCAATGATCTCGGCAGACAGCACAAAGTCGGTCCGTATCGCCCCTTTGATCTTGTCCTTCTCCAGTGCCACCAGATCCACCGACGGGTCGGCCAGCGCCTGCATCAGCTCTTCATCCAGATCGTCCGGATGGTCGCCCCTGTGCATCCAGCTGTGGGCGATTTTCTCGAACCCTTCAAAGCACAGGTAGGCCCCGCCCAGCATCAACAGCGGCGTGATCAGCCAGGGCAGCGTCACGCTCAGGATCAGGGCCAGGGGCACCAGGATCGCCTTGTTGAGCAGCGAACCCTTGCCCACGGCCCACACCACCGGCAGTTCCCGATCGGCGGCCACGCCGCTGACCTGCTGCGCATTGAGCGCCAGATCGTCACCCAGCACACCAGCCGTCTTGCGTGCGGCCACTTTGGTCAACAGCGCCACATCGTCCAGTACGGTGGCAATGTCATCGATCAGGGCAAAGAGGCTGCTGGCCATAGGGGGAAGCACACCAGGTGCCGTTCAAGTAGTGGAACGGGGCAGCATAGCAAATCCCGGCAGTGAGCCCATGGCCCCACGCGCCCTGGGGCGGTTGTGAAAATGGCACAAGCTTCGCCCAGACCCCGTGGGTCCTGTAGCACAATGGGCCAAAAAAAGACCGCCTATGCCACAAACCGCTTCCACGCCTGCATTTGAATTGCTAGAGGCACCGACCGTGCTGGACATCGAGGCCTCAGGCTTCGGGCGCAACAGCTACCCCATTGAAGTCGGTTTTGTGCTGCCCAACGGCCGTACCTTTTGTTCCCTGATACGCCCCCAGCCGCATTGGACCCATTGGGATGAGCAGGCCGCGCACACCCACCACATCCCGCGCCATCTGCTCACTGAACGGGGGCTACCCGTAGAAGAAGTGGCCGCGCGCCTGAATGCTGATTTGCGTGGCCTGACGGTGTATTCCGACGGCTGGGCCAATGACTACAGCTGGCTGGGCGCCCTGTATGACGAGGCCGAGATGAGTCCGAGTTTTCGCCTGGAGAACCTGCGCATGCTGCTGACCGAGGCCGAGGCCGACCAGTGGCACATGGTCAAGGCCGAGGTCAGTTCCGAGCGTGGTGCGCAACGCCATCGCGCCAGCTCGGACGCGCGTCTGCTGCAGCTGACCTTTCAGCGCCTGCGCAGCGCAGCCCACTGAAGCGCCGTCTTGGAGCAAGCTGCCGACACGCTATTGCTGGCGCCCATGGAGGGTCTGCTGGACTTCGTGCTGCGTGACATCCTGACCCGCAGCGGCGGCATAGACCGTTGCGTGTCCGAATTCATACGCGTCACCAACACCCTGCTGCCCACCCGCACTTTCGAGCGCATCATCCCCGAGTTGCACAACGGCGGACGCACTTGTGCGGGCGTTCCGGTACGTGCCCAGTTGCTCGGCTCAGACCCGGCGTGCCTGGCCGAAAACGCGGCACAACTGGCGACGCTGGGCCCGCACGGCATTGACCTGAACTTCGGCTGCCCGGCCAAGGTGGTCAACCGCCATGGCGGCGGTGCCGCCTTGCTGGATGAGCCGGAGCTGCTCTACCGCATCGTCGCGGCGGTTCGCCACGCCGTTCCGGCGCACATGCCGGTCTCCGCCAAGATGCGCCTGGGTGTGCACGACGACAGCCGCGCCGAAGAGTGCGCCCTGGCGCTGCAAGCCGGCGGTGCAGAAGAACTGGTGGTGCATGCCCGCACCAAGGCCGACGCTTATCGGCCACCGGCCTACTGGGCGCGCATAGCGGATATCTGCGCCGTGGTCCGCGTCCCGGTGATTGCCAATGGAGAAATCTGGAACGTGCAGGACGCGCTGCGCTGCCGCGAACTATCCGGCTGCCACCGCCTCATGCTGGGGCGAGGCATGGTGACCGACCCCGGCCTGGCGCTGGCCATTCGTGCCCACGACAGCGGCATGGCGCCCTACGCCGATCTGGCGCAGGAACACCCGGCCCTGATTGCCTGGCCGTCCCTGCTGCCTTTGATGGCGGACTTCTGGATGCTGGTGCGTACCCGGCTGGACCGCAAGAAACAGTGCGGGCGCCTCAAGCAGTGGCTGAACTTTCTGCGCCACCGCTACGCGCAAGCCGAGGGGGTCTACCAGGCCCTGCGGACCGTTACCGATCCACTGCTGATAGACCAGTGGATGGCCGATCAGTTGGCTAAGCCAGGGGGCGCTTGAGGCGGATTTCCTCGACCTTGACGCCGCCGATGGCGACGGTCTTGGCACTGGGCAACTCGCGCTTGAGGCCGGCCAATTCAAAAAAGCGCATGGCGCGGTCATTGGCAATAGGCAGCCAGATGCTGACGTGGGTACAGCCCTCGTCCTGCAAGCCTTCACGGGCGGCGTCCCACAATGCCAGGCCTACACCTTTGGACCAGTGGCTGGCAGCCACGTAGATAGCCCAGATCTCGCCCATGGTGGGCGGCGTGCCCTTGTCGCGCGAGCGGTCAAAACCGACAAAGCCGACGATTTTGTCTTCGTCGATGGCCACCAGCACCTGGGGTTCAGCGTATTCAATGGCTTCGCGCCAGTAGGCCTGACGTTTGTCCAGGGGCACCACGGGAATGGGTGCATCAATGGTGATGGTCTTGAAAGCGTCGCGAACGGTGGCGTTGTGGAGTTCGGCGATTTGTTTGGCATCGCGCAAGGTGGCGGGACGCACTTTATAGGTTGTCGTACTGGACATGTAGTTACGTAAACGAAAGCGAAATGACAAAAGTGCAATTGTCGCCGGAAATGCCCCCGGGCTCCTTACGGCCCTCCAATGCCCCGATA contains:
- the lspA gene encoding signal peptidase II, which gives rise to MARGSKSSGGIGMLHWLGLAFCIVLADQFTKVLILGYYRLGDSTYVTSFFNVVRVHNQGAAFSFLADASGWQRWFFTALGCIAAGVIMWMLKSHAAQRLFSFALACVLGGAIGNVIDRLLHGYVVDFLDFHARGIHFPAFNLADSAITLGAACLILDELLRVRRGR
- a CDS encoding quinone oxidoreductase; protein product: MTQHSSRAIHIAEHGGPEKLQLVQVQVGDPGPGEIRIRHKAVGLNFIDVYQRSGLYPMPMPLQLGMEASGVIEAVGEGVTHLQVGDRAAYASQPPGSYCDLRVMPAKCVCKLPDGIDFDTGAAMMLKGLTAQYLLKRTLPQGGLNKGDFVLFHAAAGGVGLIACQWAKALGLQLIGTAGSDAKCALAKANGAAHVINYAKEDFLARVKEITGGKGVKVVYDSVGKDTWDKSLDCLAPFGLMASFGNASGPVAPFAPGILGAKGSIYVTRQTLFTHIATRESTQAMADELFAVVLSGDVKIRIDQRFALEDVQSAHRALEARQTTGCTILTL
- a CDS encoding SDR family oxidoreductase; amino-acid sequence: MDLGIAGKWALVCGASKGLGFGCAQALVREGVNVLIVARGSEALQAAADTLVADAQASGAKVLQCARDITSAAGRADVLALRADFDIVVTNAGGPPTGDFRDWDRDAWLRAVDANMLTPIELIKATVDGMASRGFGRIVNITSSAVKAPIDSLGLSNGARSGLTGFVAGLARSGVAAHGVTINNLLPGAFDTDRLKSNYQAAAAKTGDSLESVTQRRIAAIPAKRLGQAAEFGAVCAFLCSQHAGYINGQNILADGGAFPGTF
- a CDS encoding DMT family transporter; amino-acid sequence: MATGLILAVVGAVAFSAKAIIVKLAYRHGVDAITLIMLRMLFALPFFLLIAWWTGRPRNGVSPPALSTADKLGVLGLGVTGYYLASFLDFAGLAYISASLERLILYLNPTLVLVLGRVLYGKPIQRNQALGMAISYAGVMVVFGHEVNLAGTDVALGTVLVFLSAVSYAIYLSYSGELVKRLGSLRLVGLATSVACVCCIAQFVIMRPLDAALSVAPEVIWLSLLNAVGCTVIPVLLVMMAIERIGSGLASQVGMVGPMSTITMGVLLLGEPFTGWVVVGTVLVLAGIYVCSRPRFTA
- a CDS encoding DUF808 domain-containing protein; the encoded protein is MASSLFALIDDIATVLDDVALLTKVAARKTAGVLGDDLALNAQQVSGVAADRELPVVWAVGKGSLLNKAILVPLALILSVTLPWLITPLLMLGGAYLCFEGFEKIAHSWMHRGDHPDDLDEELMQALADPSVDLVALEKDKIKGAIRTDFVLSAEIIAITLGTVQGSSWTTQLAVLVGVSIVMTVGVYGLVAGIVKIDDLGLYLSRRPTAVAGTGWKHAVGLWLLDAAPWLMKTLSVVGTAAMFLVGGGILSHGLPLLHHAAQSVQEQVTSGVAAVDAMLKPAVSLGFDMLVGVLAGALVLALVLAAQKLWQLIKGR
- a CDS encoding tRNA-dihydrouridine synthase; the encoded protein is MEGLLDFVLRDILTRSGGIDRCVSEFIRVTNTLLPTRTFERIIPELHNGGRTCAGVPVRAQLLGSDPACLAENAAQLATLGPHGIDLNFGCPAKVVNRHGGGAALLDEPELLYRIVAAVRHAVPAHMPVSAKMRLGVHDDSRAEECALALQAGGAEELVVHARTKADAYRPPAYWARIADICAVVRVPVIANGEIWNVQDALRCRELSGCHRLMLGRGMVTDPGLALAIRAHDSGMAPYADLAQEHPALIAWPSLLPLMADFWMLVRTRLDRKKQCGRLKQWLNFLRHRYAQAEGVYQALRTVTDPLLIDQWMADQLAKPGGA
- a CDS encoding GNAT family N-acetyltransferase, giving the protein MSSTTTYKVRPATLRDAKQIAELHNATVRDAFKTITIDAPIPVVPLDKRQAYWREAIEYAEPQVLVAIDEDKIVGFVGFDRSRDKGTPPTMGEIWAIYVAASHWSKGVGLALWDAAREGLQDEGCTHVSIWLPIANDRAMRFFELAGLKRELPSAKTVAIGGVKVEEIRLKRPLA